A genome region from Triticum aestivum cultivar Chinese Spring chromosome 2B, IWGSC CS RefSeq v2.1, whole genome shotgun sequence includes the following:
- the LOC123043089 gene encoding protein transport protein Sec24-like At3g07100 — MRPSAGNERPPGRPVSGFVPGFAAGAPPPAAGASPFGAAAPLARPGGPAGPFVPPTQQQGPPVPQAAASPRGSFGAAPPAAMGGYRGPPPSQGSFGAGPPPPGPFSTAPPPQGPFGMAPPAQGPFGAAPPPSQGPMGAAPPPQGPFGAAPPTQGPFGGAAHPPQGPFGAAPPSQGPFGAAPPPFRPPPSALPQPQSPTGNTMPPPTYVRPPPVQSQPQPVQGYYPGGPNPQFPPVRPSFQQPMQNMAPPPMGPHSSYSNQPAYPTTGPPMGTLQSLVEDFQSLSVSSAPGSLDPGVDVNGLPRPLYGDEEPAKVLEAFPLNCHPRYFRLTTHTIPASQSLVSRWHLPLGAVVHPLAEAPDGEEVPVVNFGSAGVIRCRRCRTYINPYATFADAGRKWRCNLCTLLNDVPGEYFCALDASGRRFDADQRPELSKGTVEFVAPTEYMVRPPMPPSYFFLIDVSVSAVRSGLLEVVAKTIKSCLDDLLGFPRTQIGFLTFDSTLHFHNFKSSLSQPQMMVVADLDDVFLPLPDDLLVNLVDSRPVVESFLDNLPNMFQDNVNVESALGPALKAAFMVMGQIGGKLLVFQSTLPSLGIGRLRLRGDDVRAYGTDKEHILRIPEDPFYKQMAAEFTKNQIAVDIFSLSDKYCDIASLGSLAKYTGGQVYHYPSFQATTHGEKLKHELSRDLTRETAWESVMRIRCGKGVRFTTYHGHFMLRSTDLLALPAVDSDKAFAMQLSLEETLMTTQTVYFQVALLYTSSSGERRIRVHTAAAPVVTDLGEMYRQADTGAIVSVLARTAVENSLSDKLDSVRQQLQLKLVKSLKEYRNLYVVQHRIGGRLIYPESLRYLPLYILALCKSLAVRGGYADVSLDERCAAGFSMMILPARRLLNFIYPSLYRLDEVLTVEPDMIDGALKRLPLTLQCLDTAGLYLLDDGFTFLVWLGRMLQPELMNDILGVSLSNFPDLSKIQLRECDNNHSRNFMAVLRALRERDSSCYQLPRVVRQGEQPREGFLLLSNLVEDQMAGTSSYMDWILQIHRQTQSS, encoded by the exons ATGCGCCCGTCCGCGGGGAACGAGAGGCCGCCGGGGCGCCCCGTGTCCGGCTTCGTGCCCGGTTTCGCCGCCGGGGCCCCTCCGCCGGCGGCGGGGGCCTCGCCGTTCGGGGCCGCTGCTCCGCTCGCGCGCCCCGGTGGTCCGGCCGGCCCCTTCGTCCCGCCGACGCAGCAGCAGGGCCCGCCGGTCCCGCAGGCGGCTGCTTCTCCTCGGGGGTCGTTCGGGGCAGCGCCGCCCGCGGCAATGGGTGGGTACAGGGGTCCACCGCCGTCACAGGGTTCCTTCGGCGCCGGGCCGCCGCCTCCAGGGCCGTTCAGCACAGCACCGCCGCCTCAAGGTCCCTTCGGCATGGCACCACCGGCTCAGGGCCCCttcggcgccgcacctcctccttCCCAGGGACCCATGGGCGCAGCCCCTCCACCCCAGGGACCCTTTGGCGCAGCACCTCCAACCCAGGGACCCTTTGGCGGCGCCGCACATCCACCCCAGGGACCCTTtggcgccgcgccgccgtctcaaggcccTTTTGGCGCAGCACCTCCACCTTTTCGCCCTCCGCCGTCAGCTCTCCCGCAGCCACAGTCTCCCACAGGAAACACTATGCCTCCACCGACATATGTGAGGCCGCCGCCGGTACAATCGCAGCCCCAGCCTGTGCAAGGGTATTACCCTGGGGGCCCTAACCCACAGTTTCCGCCGGTCCGGCCATCGTTTCAACAGCCAATGCAGAACATGGCACCGCCTCCGATGGGGCCACATTCCTCCTACAGTAACCAGCCAGCATATCCTACTACAGGGCCTCCGATGGGCACGCTCCAGAGCTTAGTGGAGGACTTCCAGTCTCTGTCAGTGAGTTCTGCGCCTGGGTCGCTTGACCCAGGTGTGGATGTAAATGGGCTACCACGTCCGCTGTATGGCGATGAGGAGCCAGCTAAGGTTTTGGAGGCATTCCCACTGAATTGCCACCCGAGGTACTTCCGGCTGACAACCCACACTATCCCGGCGTCCCAGTCATTGGTCTCCAGGTGGCATTTGCCCCTTGGGGCCGTGGTACATCCTCTCGCAGAAGCACCTGATGGG gaggaagtgccagttgtcAACTTTGGGTCGGCTGGTGTAATCCGCTGTCGAAGATGCAGGACATATATAAATCCTTATGCAACATTTGCAGATGCTGGAAGGAAGTGGCGCTGCAATCTTTGCACACTGCTCAATGATG TTCCTGGCGAGTACTTTTGTGCTCTTGATGCTAGTGGCAGAAGATTTGATGCAGATCAAAGACCAGAACTTTCTAAGGGAACAGTGGAGTTTGTTGCTCCTACTGAATATATGGTTCGGCCACCAATGCCGCCCTCGTATTTCTTTCTTATTGATGTCTCAGTATCTGCAGTTCGGAGTGGGCTGCTCGAG GTAGTTGCGAAGACCATCAAATCATGCCTTGATGATCTTCTAGGCTTTCCACGAACACAAATTGGATTCTTAACCTTCGACAGCACATTGCACTTCCACAATTTCAAG TCTTCTTTGAGTCAGCCTCAAATGATGGTGGTTGCCGATTTGGACGATGTTTTCCTGCCATTGCCTGATGATCTCTTGGTTAATTTGGTCGATTCTAGACCTGTTGTCGAGTCCTTTCTCGATAACTTGCCCAATATGTTTCAGGACAACGTAAATGTAGAATCTGCTCTTGGTCCTGCACTTAAAGCAGCATTCATGGTTATG GGTCAAATTGGGGGAAAGTTGCTTGTCTTCCAGAGTACATTGCCATCTCTTGGTATTGGCCGTTTGAGACTTCGTGGAGATGATGTCCGTGCATATGGAACAGACAAGGAGCATATTCTGAGGATACCGGAAGATCCCTTCTATAAACAGATGGCTGCTGAGTTCACGAAAAATCAGATCGCCGTGGACATATTTTCTTTGAGTGACAAGTATTGTGATATAGCTTCCTTAG GTTCTCTGGCGAAATATACTGGTGGTCAGGTGTACCATTATCCATCCTTCCAGGCAACTACTCACGGGGAGAAACTTAAACATGAGCTTAGCAGAGACCTTACTCGGGAGACTGCTTGGGAATCTGTAATGCGTATCAGATGTGGAAAAG GGGTGCGTTTCACAACATATCATGGTCATTTCATGCTAAGGTCCACAGATTTGTTAGCTCTTCCAGCTGTTGACTCTGATAAAGCCTTTGCGATGCAACTGTCGCTAGAGGAGACCCTAATGACCACGCAGACTGTTTACTTCCAAGTGGCGTTGCT ATATACATCATCTTCTGGTGAACGACGTATCAGGGTGCATACGGCAGCTGCACCTGTGGTCACAGATCTTGGTGAAATGTATCGTCAAGCAGATACTGGTGCCATTGTGTCAGTGTTGGCTAGAACCG CTGTTGAAAACTCACTGTCTGATAAGCTGGACAGTGTTCGACAACAATTACAGTTAAAGCTTGTGAAAAGTTTAAAGGAATACCGGAATCTATATGTTGTACAACATCGGATAGGAGGGAGACTGATATATCCAGAATCATTAAGATACTTGCCATTATACATCCTGGCCCTATGCAAATCCCTTGCTGTGCGTGGTGGTTATGCTGACGTCTCTCTTGATGAACGTTGCGCTGCTGGTTTCAGTATGATGATACTGCCTGCAAGAAGGCTGCTCAATTTTATTTATCCATCTCTGTACAGGCTTGATGAAGTATTGACAGTG GAACCAGATATGATTGACGGGGCCCTGAAGCGGTTGCCGTTAACCTTGCAGTGCCTAGACACTGCTGGTTTATATCTTCTTGATGATGGCTTCACCTTCCTAGTATGGTTGGGTAGGATGCTCCAACCTGAGCTCATGAACGACATTCTTGGAGTCAGCCTCTCAAACTTCCCTGATCTATCAAAG ATTCAGTTGAGAGAATGTGACAACAATCACTCGAGAAACTTCATGGCAGTACTAAGAGCCCTAAGGGAGAGGGATTCTTCATGTTACCAGCTGCCCCGTGTGGTACGGCAAGGCGAGCAGCCAAGAGAAGGCTTCCTACTTCTGTCCAACCTCGTCGAGGATCAGATGGCAGGAACAAGCAGTTACATGGACTGGATACTCCAAATTCACCGCCAAACACAGAGCTCGTGA